The Candidatus Aramenus sp. CH1 genomic sequence GAGCACTTAAAGGGGCTACTGGCCTTCAGCACTGCCGAGAACGACGGGGCCCTGCTCTCCTTGGTAGGGTTGTACTTGACCTACCAAACGAAGACCCTAGCTAATTTCGCCCTAGATGTATTGGTAGTGTACTCCCTAGCCCACTCCATTGCCAAGACTGGGCTCTTCATGGTCGCGGGTAGCGTAGAGGGGGAGTCCTTGAGCAGACTAAAGGTGGTTAGGAGCAGGCTAGGGAAGGTAGGGGCAGTGCTGTTGACCTCCTCGATGTCTGGCCTCCTACCCAACGTCGGCGGGGTGGCCGTGTGGGGGCTCCTGGAGGGACTCTTCATGGAGGCCTTCCTCCTGCACTCGGCCTTGTCTGCTGTACCCATCATCTCAGGAGCTGTGATAGCCATGGGGGAGGGGTTCGCTTCCGGTGCCATGGTGAAGTTCTTGTCCTACACCCAGCTCTTCAGGGGAGAACGTGGGAGGTCGGCGAGGCTCCTAGTTTCCTCCGTTGTTGGAGTAGCAGTGCTCTTGTTAGGCCCGGCAAGTTACGTGTTCTTCAAGGGGTTTCTCACCGGTGCTCCACAGCTGGGAATTGCAGAAGGCCTCGTCGTCTCTTCTGAGTACCTCCCTGGAAAGGTGTTCGGGGGAATCTCCCCGCTCTACGTGTTCTTACTCGTAGTAGCCTTCAGTGTAGTCACCCTAGGGGTCTTCGGCAGGCCTAAGGTGAGGAGGTCTAGTCCATGGAACAACGGCGTCAAGCCGAGGGAGGAGTACACGGCACTTGCCTTTGCCAACAACGTTAGGTTGATGCTCGCCAAGTTGCTGAGGACCAAGATTGACGAGATAGTGGTGACAAGCGACGTCTTCTGGAGGGCCTTTTATCTTGTCGCTAGGAAGTACCTGGTCTTCTCGAGGGCATTGGCCAGGGCTTACATGAACAGCTCCATCAGTTGGTACATCGCTTACATGGTAGTGGCATTCATACTAGTGACCTTGGTGGTGGTGTTGCGTTGATAGGCGTGGCGTTTGAGACGGTGGTGCAAGCCCTAGGGGTAGTGGTGCTTTCACCACTCTACACCGGCATCCTTGAAAAGCTGAAGGCAAACGTCGCATCTAGGAGGGGACCTAGCGTCTTCCAGCCCTACTTTGACTTGTTGAAGCTGTTGAGAAAGGAGACCGTCCTGCCCTACAACGCTTCCCAGCTGTTCCTCTACGTCCCCTACGTGGTCTTCTCCATTTACGTGACGATTTCCCTTGTCATCCCAGTAGTTTACCCGGAGCCAGTTCTCTTCACGCCAGCGGTCGACTTCTTAGGGGGAGCACTGCTTTTCTCCCTCGCCTCTTTCCTTAAGGTAGCGGGGGCGATGGAATCCGGGAGCAACTTCGTGGCGTTGGGCTCAGCGAGGACGCTCTCCTTCTCCTTTCTGGGGGAGTCCACTTTGATTACCGTGTTTTTCGCGGTGGCCTTGACTACGGGGACCAACAACCCCTACGTGGAGCACCAGTTCGCCTTAAACTTGACAAACTACCTTGCCCTAGACCACGTGCTAGCGACTGTGGCTTTCTTCATGCTCTGGATATTTGAGACCGGAAAGCTCCCAGTGGAGAGCTCTGGGCTCTCGGAGATGGGCATGATAGAGGAGGGCC encodes the following:
- a CDS encoding respiratory chain complex I subunit 1 family protein, whose product is MIGVAFETVVQALGVVVLSPLYTGILEKLKANVASRRGPSVFQPYFDLLKLLRKETVLPYNASQLFLYVPYVVFSIYVTISLVIPVVYPEPVLFTPAVDFLGGALLFSLASFLKVAGAMESGSNFVALGSARTLSFSFLGESTLITVFFAVALTTGTNNPYVEHQFALNLTNYLALDHVLATVAFFMLWIFETGKLPVESSGLSEMGMIEEGLLYEYSGKPLALLKWGGYMKQYLLGSVLLNVFLLPWGLQLGVVGALEDLGVMFLKWMTLILVTLVVDTSLAKLRLFKVQDFLAVALVLSVTALLLSVVQGE